Sequence from the Exiguobacterium aurantiacum genome:
GGCGAAAGTATCGAAGTCGGCCTATGACGCGAAAGCGCTCGGCTATCACCGTCCGGTCGACGGCATCTCGATGAACCGCGACCACTTGACGTTCGACGCGAAACAGACGGTGCTCGGTCTCGCTGACGGCTACACGGCACCGGTGCGTGAGAAGTTGCCGGTCGTCGGTCAAACGGGGAAAGCGACGCTCGAACTCGCGGCGTACGAGATGTTCTACGGTGGCTATATCTCTGAACACGATTTGAAGATCGCGAAAAAACTTGCCCACGTCATCAGCGGCGGCGATTTGGCATATGGCACGATGGTCGACGAGCAGTACTTCCTCGACATCGAGCGCGAGGCGTTCCTAAGCCTCATCGGGGAACCGAAATCGCAGCAACGAATGCAACATATGCTCGTCAAAGGCAAGCCACTTCGGAACTGACAAAAGGGGGACTTAACAGATGAGAGAAGCAGTCATCGTGGCCGGCGCACGGACGCCGGTCGGAAAAGCAAAACGTGGTTCGTTCCGAAACGTTCGCTCGGACGAACTCGCGGGTCATGCGATTAAAGCGACGCTCGAACGGTCTGGCTACACGGGACCAATCGACGACGTCATCATGGGGTGCGCCATGCCGGAAGCGGAACAAGGGATGAACATCGCCCGTTACGCGGCCGTACGAGGTGGTTTGTCGCACGAAGTACCGGCCATCACCATCAACCGGTACTGCTCGTCCGGTCTTCAAGCAATCGCTGACGCGGCAGCGAAAATCATGATCGGCCAAGCGACGGCGGTCATCGCCGGCGGTATGGAATCGATGAGTCTCGTCCCAATGGGCGGCCACGTCATCCGTCCGAACCCGACGATCATGGAGACGGCGCCGGAATACTATATGAGCATGGGCCATACGGCAGAACGTGTCGCGGCCGAATATAACATCTCGCGTGAAGACCAGGACTTGTTCGCCATCGACAGCCATCAGAAAGCGGCGGCAGCGATCGCCGGCGGCAAGTTCGAAGAAGAGATCGTCCCGGTCACGGTCGTCGAGCAAATGCTCGGCGAGGACGGGAAAGTCGCGGAACGTGAACTTGTCGTCAAACATGACGAAGGCGTCCGGGCCGACTCGACGCTCGAGGCGCTTGGTAAACTGCGTCCGGCGTTCAAAATCAAGGGATCGGTGACGGCGGGGAACGCGTCACAAGTATCAGATGGCGCAGCGGCCGTGCTCGTCATGGAGCGCGCAGAAGCGGAACGTCAAGGTTTGAAACCGATGGCGAAATTCCTCTCGTTCGCGGTCGGCGGTGTCCGTCCGGAAGTGATGGGAATCGGACCAGTCGTCGCCATCCCGAAAGCGCTCGAGATGGCCGGCGTGAAATTGGAAGAGGTCGGATTGTTCGAATTGAACGAGGCGTTCGCGAGCCAATCGCTCGGCGTCATCCGTGAACTCGGCATCGACCCGTCGAAAGTGAACGTCAACGGCGGCGCGATCGCCCTCGGGCATCCGCTCGGTTGCACGGGCGCGAAACTCGCGGTCTCGATCTTGCATGAGATGAAACGGCGCAATGAAAAGTATGGGGTTGTGACGATGTGCATCGGTGGCGGAATGGGTGCTGCTGGAGTCTTCGAATTACTATAAGGGGGAATTGACTATGGAACGTACAGAACACGAATTGATTAAAGGCGGTAGCTTCGTCATCGACGCACTCGACGCGGATCGTTTATTCACACCGGAAGACTTCTCAGATGAGCACAAAATGATTGGCGACACGACGGCGAGCTTCGTCGACGACCGTGTCATGCCTGTCCTTGGCCGCATCGAGAAACACGAGTTCGATCTCTCGGTCGAACTGTTGAAAGAAGCGGGCGAGCTCGGACTCCTCGGCGCGGACGTGCCGGAAGAGTACGGCGGCTATCAGCTCGATAAAATCTCCTCATCGATCATCACGGAGCGGTTCGCCAAAGCGCGTTCATTCGCCCTCAGCTACGGCGCCCACGTCGGGATCGGGACGCTCCCGATCGTCTTCT
This genomic interval carries:
- a CDS encoding acetyl-CoA C-acetyltransferase, with the protein product MREAVIVAGARTPVGKAKRGSFRNVRSDELAGHAIKATLERSGYTGPIDDVIMGCAMPEAEQGMNIARYAAVRGGLSHEVPAITINRYCSSGLQAIADAAAKIMIGQATAVIAGGMESMSLVPMGGHVIRPNPTIMETAPEYYMSMGHTAERVAAEYNISREDQDLFAIDSHQKAAAAIAGGKFEEEIVPVTVVEQMLGEDGKVAERELVVKHDEGVRADSTLEALGKLRPAFKIKGSVTAGNASQVSDGAAAVLVMERAEAERQGLKPMAKFLSFAVGGVRPEVMGIGPVVAIPKALEMAGVKLEEVGLFELNEAFASQSLGVIRELGIDPSKVNVNGGAIALGHPLGCTGAKLAVSILHEMKRRNEKYGVVTMCIGGGMGAAGVFELL